One region of Pirellulales bacterium genomic DNA includes:
- a CDS encoding type VI secretion system tube protein Hcp, translating into MPTFLQILDLPAGTFEDKGWLPVKSISQSVTTEVGKFEASGKARHVPYSEAGDVEVKRTFDRGSLFLQSTCSSGELLKGVNLVFSRADEKEFYLKIEMKNVYISEFGVDISDGEDPEETVKFNYESVVWKFRPKNKAGKLLDWMQAGWDRFERKPVTG; encoded by the coding sequence ATGCCTACATTCCTGCAAATCCTCGATCTACCCGCCGGCACCTTCGAAGACAAGGGCTGGCTGCCGGTCAAGAGCATCAGCCAATCGGTGACCACCGAGGTCGGCAAATTCGAAGCGTCCGGCAAGGCTCGGCATGTTCCGTATTCCGAAGCCGGGGATGTGGAAGTCAAGCGTACGTTCGATCGCGGCTCGCTGTTCTTGCAATCGACGTGTTCCAGCGGCGAATTGCTCAAAGGCGTGAATCTCGTCTTCAGCCGCGCGGATGAAAAAGAGTTCTATTTGAAGATCGAGATGAAGAACGTCTACATCAGCGAATTCGGCGTCGACATTTCCGACGGCGAAGATCCGGAAGAGACGGTGAAATTCAATTACGAATCGGTGGTGTGGAAATTCCGCCCCAAAAACAAAGCCGGCAAACTGCTCGACTGGATGCAAGCCGGCTGGGACCGCTTCGAGCGCAAGCCCGTCACCGGCTGA
- the tssH gene encoding type VI secretion system ATPase TssH, whose product MAAINLKSLVGKLNPITRRALEGAAGLCLSRTNYNVEIEHWLLKLLEPADTDLTRILKHYDVDTSRANRELTKSLDGLKTGNARAPELSPEIVDLSREAWVTASLKYGSPMIRTGHLLVTLLSDRNLSGRLRSSSPELAKIPAEQLEKDLAALTSGTAEEAELARSQPSGAAAPAGGDGRPVAADSKTPSLDQFTTNLTDLARRKKIDPVLGRDTEVRQIIDILTRRRQNNPILTGEAGVGKTAVVEGFALKIAAGDVPDALKNVTLRTLDLGLLQAGAGVKGEFENRLRSVIDEVKASPTPIVIFIDEAHTLIGAGGAAGQGDAANLLKPALARGELRTIAATTWAEYKKYFEKDAALTRRFQVVKIEEPGEAAAVEMMRGLVDTLEKHHGVRILNEAVVEAVRLSNRYISGRQLPDKSVSLLDTACARVAMSHAAIPPAIEDLRRRYEQLGVSIAVLERENVTGGDHAEQVAELTEQRAEVKTELDALEKRWEKEKELVTQIRIIRDRLEGRPLVAKPAISKPAISKPDAGKPAAGPAGAAAGASSGAATATLEKPAASAAPLTAAEREKLRHELDRLNADLHEIQGETPLLQVCVDGQAVADVVAAWTGIPVGRMVSNEIQTVLNLKQKMEERIIGQSHALEAIAQSIRTSRAGLTDPRRPVGVFMLVGPSGTGKTETAITLAELLYGGVQNMTVINMSEFKEEHKVSLLMGSPPGYVGYGEGGVLTEAVRRRPYSVVLLDELEKSHPGVQEIFYQVFDKGQLRDGEGRDIDFKNTVILMTSNAATDTVMKLCADPDTMPDAAGLAEALRPELLKVFKPAFLGRISIIPYFPLSDEALRNIIELKLKQVQRRVEDNYDAEFSYSPDVVTMIAGRCKEVESGARNIDHIISRTLLPELSSEFLSRMAEGRSIGGVHIGVDKSGNFAYEIE is encoded by the coding sequence ATGGCTGCAATCAATCTTAAGTCGCTCGTCGGAAAATTGAATCCCATCACCCGCCGCGCTTTGGAAGGAGCGGCCGGGCTCTGTCTTTCTCGCACCAACTACAACGTCGAAATCGAGCATTGGCTCCTCAAGCTGCTCGAGCCGGCCGACACCGACCTCACGCGCATTCTGAAGCACTACGATGTCGACACCTCGCGAGCCAATCGCGAATTGACCAAATCGCTCGACGGCCTGAAAACCGGCAACGCTCGGGCACCGGAACTTTCGCCCGAAATCGTCGATCTCTCGCGCGAAGCCTGGGTCACCGCGTCGCTGAAATATGGCAGCCCGATGATCCGCACCGGCCATCTGTTGGTGACATTGCTCAGCGACCGCAATCTATCCGGGCGGCTGCGATCGAGTTCGCCCGAGTTGGCAAAGATTCCTGCCGAACAATTGGAAAAGGATTTGGCTGCGCTCACGTCGGGCACGGCGGAAGAAGCCGAACTGGCCCGATCGCAACCGAGCGGCGCCGCGGCGCCAGCGGGCGGCGATGGCCGGCCGGTTGCGGCCGATTCCAAAACCCCGTCGCTCGATCAGTTCACCACCAATCTCACCGATCTGGCCCGCCGCAAGAAGATCGATCCGGTGCTCGGCCGCGATACGGAAGTTCGCCAGATCATCGACATCCTCACGCGCCGCCGGCAAAACAACCCGATTCTCACCGGCGAGGCGGGGGTCGGCAAGACGGCCGTCGTCGAAGGGTTCGCACTGAAGATCGCGGCCGGCGATGTGCCCGATGCCTTGAAAAACGTCACGCTGCGAACGCTCGACTTGGGCCTGTTGCAAGCCGGCGCGGGGGTCAAAGGGGAATTCGAGAATCGGCTCCGTTCGGTGATCGACGAAGTGAAGGCCTCGCCCACGCCGATCGTGATCTTCATCGACGAAGCGCACACGCTGATCGGCGCCGGCGGCGCGGCCGGGCAAGGCGATGCCGCCAACCTGCTCAAGCCCGCGCTCGCCCGCGGCGAGCTGCGCACGATCGCCGCCACCACCTGGGCCGAGTACAAGAAATACTTCGAAAAAGACGCCGCCCTCACGCGGCGATTCCAAGTCGTGAAAATCGAAGAGCCGGGCGAGGCAGCCGCGGTCGAAATGATGCGCGGCCTGGTCGATACGCTCGAAAAACATCACGGCGTGCGGATCTTGAACGAAGCGGTCGTCGAAGCCGTGCGGCTCTCGAATCGCTACATCTCCGGCCGGCAATTGCCCGACAAATCCGTCAGCCTCTTGGACACGGCTTGTGCCCGAGTGGCGATGAGCCATGCGGCCATTCCGCCGGCGATCGAAGATTTGCGCCGCCGCTATGAGCAACTCGGCGTGTCGATCGCCGTGCTGGAGCGGGAGAATGTCACCGGCGGCGATCACGCCGAGCAAGTCGCCGAACTCACCGAGCAGCGCGCCGAAGTGAAAACCGAACTCGATGCCTTGGAAAAGCGCTGGGAAAAAGAAAAGGAATTGGTGACGCAGATTCGCATAATCCGCGACCGCCTCGAAGGCCGGCCGCTCGTGGCTAAGCCGGCGATCAGCAAGCCGGCGATCAGCAAGCCGGACGCCGGAAAACCGGCCGCGGGCCCTGCCGGCGCCGCTGCGGGCGCGTCCAGCGGTGCCGCCACGGCGACGCTTGAAAAACCGGCGGCTAGCGCCGCGCCGCTAACGGCCGCCGAGCGCGAAAAGCTGCGCCACGAGCTCGATAGGCTCAATGCCGATTTGCACGAGATCCAAGGCGAAACGCCGCTGTTGCAGGTGTGCGTTGACGGCCAGGCTGTGGCCGATGTCGTCGCCGCCTGGACCGGCATCCCGGTCGGCCGCATGGTGTCGAATGAAATTCAGACCGTGCTGAATCTCAAGCAAAAGATGGAAGAGCGGATCATCGGCCAATCGCATGCCCTCGAAGCCATCGCCCAAAGCATCCGCACGTCGCGGGCCGGGCTGACGGATCCGCGCCGGCCTGTCGGCGTGTTCATGCTCGTCGGGCCCAGCGGCACCGGCAAAACGGAAACGGCCATCACGCTCGCCGAGTTGCTCTACGGCGGCGTGCAGAATATGACCGTCATCAACATGTCGGAATTCAAGGAAGAGCACAAAGTGTCGCTATTGATGGGCTCGCCGCCGGGCTACGTCGGCTATGGCGAGGGGGGCGTGCTCACTGAGGCGGTCCGCCGCCGGCCGTATAGCGTGGTGCTGTTGGATGAGTTGGAAAAATCGCATCCCGGCGTGCAGGAAATCTTTTATCAGGTGTTCGACAAGGGCCAGCTTCGCGACGGCGAAGGGCGCGACATCGATTTCAAGAACACCGTGATCCTGATGACCTCGAACGCGGCCACCGACACCGTGATGAAGCTCTGCGCCGATCCCGACACGATGCCCGACGCCGCCGGCCTGGCCGAGGCGCTGCGGCCGGAGCTATTGAAGGTGTTCAAGCCGGCGTTCTTGGGCCGAATCTCGATCATCCCCTATTTCCCGCTTTCCGACGAAGCCCTGCGCAACATCATCGAGCTGAAGCTCAAGCAGGTGCAGCGGCGGGTGGAAGACAACTACGACGCCGAGTTCAGCTATTCGCCCGACGTGGTGACGATGATCGCCGGGCGCTGCAAGGAAGTCGAAAGCGGGGCCCGCAATATCGACCACATCATTTCGCGCACGCTGCTGCCCGAGCTGTCGTCGGAATTTTTGAGCCGGATGGCCGAGGGCCGCTCGATCGGCGGCGTACACATCGGCGTCGACAAATCGGGCAATTTCGCCTACGAAATCGAATAA
- a CDS encoding D-2-hydroxyacid dehydrogenase, translated as MRIVLCYPVEQRHVAQIQAAAPGAEIVDAGQQRVAEELPAADLFCGHAKVPVPWDEVVRGRRLRWIQSSAAGLDHCLVPSVVESEIIVTSASGVLADQVAEHTVALLTGLLRSLPVFFRAQQKKEYIRRPTSDLHGKTIGIVGLGGVGRRVAEVLAPFKTRILATDMFPVDRPPHVESLWPADRLHDLLRLVDVLILSVPLTDQTRWMIDARRLAMLKPGAVLMNVARGQLIVEADLVGALDSGHLSGAGLDVAAEEPLPAASRLWDLPNVIVTPHVGGQSARRIDDMTDFFCENLRRYQSGEPLLNLVDKRLGFPVRNAAGKE; from the coding sequence ATGCGAATCGTTCTCTGCTATCCGGTTGAACAGCGGCATGTCGCGCAGATTCAAGCCGCGGCGCCGGGGGCGGAAATTGTCGACGCCGGCCAACAGCGCGTGGCCGAGGAATTGCCGGCCGCCGATCTTTTTTGCGGGCATGCGAAAGTGCCGGTGCCGTGGGACGAGGTCGTGCGCGGCCGTCGGTTGCGGTGGATTCAATCGTCGGCCGCGGGGTTGGACCATTGCCTCGTGCCGTCGGTGGTCGAATCGGAGATCATCGTGACCAGTGCCTCGGGCGTGTTGGCCGATCAGGTGGCGGAGCACACCGTGGCCCTGCTCACCGGCCTGTTGCGGAGCCTGCCGGTCTTTTTTCGAGCCCAGCAAAAGAAGGAATACATTCGCCGGCCGACCAGCGATCTGCACGGCAAGACGATCGGCATCGTCGGCTTGGGAGGCGTTGGCCGGCGCGTGGCGGAAGTGCTCGCGCCGTTCAAGACGCGGATTCTGGCGACCGACATGTTCCCGGTCGACCGGCCGCCGCATGTGGAATCGCTGTGGCCCGCCGATCGACTGCACGATCTGTTGCGGCTGGTCGACGTGTTGATTCTGAGCGTGCCGCTGACGGACCAGACGCGATGGATGATCGACGCCCGCCGGCTGGCGATGCTGAAGCCCGGCGCGGTGCTGATGAATGTCGCGCGGGGGCAATTGATTGTCGAGGCCGATTTGGTGGGGGCGCTGGATTCGGGGCATTTGAGCGGGGCGGGATTGGATGTCGCCGCGGAAGAGCCGTTGCCTGCCGCGAGCCGGCTGTGGGATTTGCCGAATGTGATCGTCACGCCGCACGTCGGCGGGCAGAGCGCGCGGCGCATCGACGACATGACCGATTTCTTCTGCGAGAATTTGCGGCGCTATCAATCCGGCGAACCGTTGTTAAACTTAGTGGACAAGCGGCTGGGCTTCCCGGTGCGAAACGCTGCGGGGAAAGAGTGA